In Lates calcarifer isolate ASB-BC8 linkage group LG21, TLL_Latcal_v3, whole genome shotgun sequence, a single window of DNA contains:
- the clns1a gene encoding LOW QUALITY PROTEIN: methylosome subunit pICln (The sequence of the model RefSeq protein was modified relative to this genomic sequence to represent the inferred CDS: deleted 1 base in 1 codon), with amino-acid sequence MVLLKNLHPPTEGVRHEQAETTAVMDGQRLGCGTLYVAETRLSWFDGSGMGFCLEYPTIGLHAISRDVSAYPQEHLYVMVNGKLSDENEAEMAEKPADEEDDGGSSGGDDDDDDDDEEGRITEIRFVPSDKAALESMFSAMCECQALHPDPEDDDSDNDFEGEEYDVEEAEHGHADIPTFYTCDEGLSSLTQEGQATLERLEGMLAQSVAQQYHMAGVRTEESKPEFEDGMEVDAAAMEAGQFEDADVDH; translated from the exons CCACCCACCGAGGGAGTGCGGCACGAGCAAGCCGAGACCACGGCGGTGATGGACGGCCAGAGGCTGGGCTGCGGCACGCTGTACGTCGCTGAAAC CCGCCTGTCGTGGTTTGATGGTTCAGGGATGGGTTTCTGTCTGGAGTATCCAACCATCGGCCTTCACGCCATCTCCAGAGATGTCAGTGCTTACCCACAGGAACACCTCTACGTCATGGTCAACGGCAAACTGAGCG ATGAGAATGAGGCAGAGATGGCAGAGAAACCAGCTGATGAGGAGGACGACGGCGGCAGCAGtggtggagatgatgatgacgatgatgatgatgaagaggggAGGATCACAGAGATTCGATTTGTGCCCAGCGACAAAGCAGCAT tggAGTCCATGTTCTCTGCCATGTGTGAGTGCCAGGCTCTGCACCCCGAC CCGGAGGACGACGACTCTGACAACGACTTTGAAGGAGAGGAGTACGACGTGGAGGAGGCCG AGCACGGTCACGCCGACATCCCGACCTTCTACACCTGTGACGAGGGTTTGTCGTCGCTCACGCAGGAGGGCCAGGCCACGCTGGAGAGGCTGGAGGGGATGTTGGCTCAGAGCGTCGCTCAGCAGTACCACATGGCCGGCGTCCGAACCGAAGAGAGCAAGCCTGAATTTGAAG ATGGTATGGAGGTGGACGCAGCGGCGATGGAGGCTGGACAGTTTGAGGACGCAGATGTCGATCACTG A